One genomic region from Quercus robur chromosome 4, dhQueRobu3.1, whole genome shotgun sequence encodes:
- the LOC126722602 gene encoding uncharacterized protein LOC126722602 codes for MKYKEDVVDASRTLRGYEVGDDLDEDSTLELVDLIGSLILFERTEQGSGPPDPNRPGRVWVDLKIIGSGFGSYFRVRVGIGSGVGSDKNTSLSPIFSFESNPTLLSGSLSASLSSPPPSGPQLSLWANVKTIPNRYLLIDTSGGLNQQRTGMENIGATFTWSLEMEALLQLL; via the exons ATGAAATACAAAGAGGATGTTGTTGATGCTAGTAGAACCTTGAGAGGGTATGAAGTTGGTGATGATCTTGATGAAG ATTCAACATTAGAGTTGGTGGATCTTATAGGAagtctaattttatttgagag GACCGAGCAAGGATCCGGCCCACCCGACCCGAACCGACCCGGAAGGGTTTGGGTGGATCTGAAAataatcgggtcgggtttcgggtcTTAttttcgggttcgggtcggtaTCGGGTCGGGCGTCGGGTCAGATAAAAATACTAGTCTGAGCccgattttttcttttgaatcaAACCCTACTCTGTTGTCTGGTTCTCTCTCCGCCTCCCTCAGCTCTCCGCCTCCCTCAGGGCCTCAGTTATCTCTGT GGGCTAATGTGAAAACGATTCCAAATCGGTACTTGTTGATTGATACTAGTGGaggcttgaatcaacaaagaacaggg ATGGAAAATATTGGAGCAACTTTCACTTGGAGTTTGGAAATGGAAGCTCTTTTGCAATTACTTTAG
- the LOC126722603 gene encoding uncharacterized protein LOC126722603, with protein MEECVTAITSANLMRIRPTITSSGKEIYGISPDIDLSDRELECHEVILGASLHNRAQSPLASKGDGDGSFTDTKERLRQGDAAPDSMEFEGRGEASRALKPSFQANFRDLVANHDPAIFVVMETRIGSERAKVITDKLPFQGAIHIDSIGFTGGLWFLWDPDRVEVTYLASTEQEIHTLVKVNFSSLNWIFTAIYASPRHRERCMLWNNLNTVANSHNLPWIIAGDFNELLSNDEKLGGRPISLYRANLFKECLDSCNMADLGFNGPRFTWTNKHDIVEWNRVHFGNIFAKKRRVLARLGGIQRVMADRPSGFLINLEKQLQMDLSNILNQEEELWALKSRINWMIQGDRNTSFYHMSTLIRRKHNKILNLKDSQGEWINDLPTVMEFVRNSFLNLFTTDFSSSPIAATLNDFACPQLSDDESHLINLPVTDEEIKHAVWSLKAFKSPGPDGLHTRFYQRFWLVVGKSVTEEIKNIFRERTIPLTLNQTHIALIPKIKGLESIGSFRLISLCNTIYKVITKIIVARIKPLLDKLVSPFQSAFVPGRKGVDNVVIAQELIHTISRKKGKVGYMVVKIDLEKAYDRLEWSFIREVLYATNFPPDLIQLIMSCVSSATTSVLFNGSVLDPFLPSRGIRQGDPLSPYLFILCMEVLGRIIEEKCSNKLWCPVKASTSGLAFSHLFFTDDLLLFAKVDSQNCLAMKEALDEFCLISRQKINPSKSKVFFSPNINEDLKTEYCEVLGFQPTNNLGSYLGFPIRHAGSFNQDLNFVLDKVSQKLAGWKANLLSFAGRRVLIQASTSAIPSYVMQTTFLPNRILDNLDRLNKNFLWGSSDVKRKMHWVGWGKITQPITKGGLGLQSAKGRNLAYLSKLNWRLHSEKDALWVQVMRKKYLNPRRILSNKENSLPSSRTWKALKNGMDTFQKGTRWSLGRDSNLSVWHDSWTSHESLRSLMYGPLTRGEDDLKVKDMAIVNGWDWGKISMVLPANVCREIQAMPQACIVNDEDKLIWAASPNGDFNLNSAYSIANKEGQLCFNGKWIWKISVLPRIRFFLWMCCHNSLATRERLATRGIQNLGMGDLGPDFYSSDLYDWLEENCKQIKPSSHLQIPWSILFSFGVWILWNHRNRVVFKNTPPSLSIHKEIIQRAAEFTFCTKTSSSKNPRVERLIRWERPGRGWFKLNTDGASLGNPGAAGGEAIICNDAGIWVKAFARNIGNTTRFLAELWALRDGLQMCQQMHINALEVELDAKVISDLMNNSGSPNATNYAIVADCRALISQIPQVKVIHCYREGNCCADGLARIGCSLSSNFLYFSYPPSSILDAYLADLYGLSKIRLCPVSDVL; from the exons ATGGAAGAGTGTGTTACAGCCATCACCAGTGCAAATCTTATGCGAATTCGCCCCACAATCACATCTAGTGGTAAGGAGATTTATGGTATTTCTCCTGATATCGATCTCAGTGATAGGGAATTGGAGTGTCATGAAGTTATTTTAGGCGCTTCATTACACAACCGTGCTCAATCTCCTCTTGCATCCAAGGGAGATGGGGATGGGAGTTTTACTGATACCAAGGAAAGGCTTCGCCAAGGAGATGCTGCACCAGATAGCATGGAGTTTGAGGGAAGAGGAGAGGCTTCTA GGGCTCTCAAGCCTTCCTTTCAAGCAAATTTTCGTGATTTGGTTGCTAACCATGATCCAGCTATTTTTGTTGTAATGGAGACTCGCATTGGTAGTGAGAGGGCAAAGGTAATTACGGATAAGCTGCCTTTCCAAGGGGCGATTCACATTGATTCAATTGGTTTTACTGGCGGGCTCTGGTTTCTTTGGGACCCGGATAGAGTTGAAGTCACTTACCTTGCTAGCACAGAGCAGGAGATCCACACTCTGGTGAAGGTAAACTTCTCTTCCCTTAACTGGATTTTCACTGCTATCTACGCTAGCCCAAGACATAGAGAAAGATGCATGCTTTGGAATAATTTAAATACTGTTGCTAATTCACATAATTTACCTTGGATTATTGCTggtgattttaatgagttgCTTTCCAATGATGAGAAACTTGGCGGTAGGCCGATTAGCTTATACAGGGCTAACCTCTTCAAAGAATGCCTTGATTCTTGTAATATGGCAGACCTTGGCTTTAACGGTCCTAGATTCACTTGGACAAATAAGCATGATATTG TAGAATGGAACCGGGTTCATTTTGGTAATATCTTTGCCAAAAAGAGGAGAGTTCTTGCTCGTCTTGGCGGTATTCAAAGAGTTATGGCAGATAGGCCATCCGGATTTCTCATTAATCTGGAAAAGCAGCTTCAGATGGACCTTTCGAACATCCTTAACCAAGAGGAAGAGTTATGGGCTCTTAAATCCCGCATCAACTGGATGATTCAAGGTGACCGGAATACGTCCTTCTATCATATGTCTACTCTCATTAGAAGAAAGCACAATAAGATTCTTAATCTCAAAGATTCCCAAGGAGAGTGGATAAATGATCTTCCTACTGTCATGGAATTTGTTAGGAATAGTTTCTTGAATCTTTTTACTACTGATTTTTCATCTTCCCCAATTGCTGCTACTCTCAATGATTTCGCTTGTCCTCAGCTCTCAGATGATGAGTCTCACCTCATCAATCTCCCTGTGACGGATGAAGAAATCAAGCATGCTGTTTGGTCTTTGAAGGCTTTTAAATCCCCAGGTCCCGACGGTTTGCACACTAGGTTTTATCAGAGATTTTGGCTAGTTGTTGGCAAATCGGTGACtgaagaaattaagaatatttttagggAGAGAACTATTCCCTTGACTCTTAACCAAACCCACATTGCCTTAATCCCTAAGATTAAAGGGCTGGAATCCATTGGGAGCTTCAGGCTTATCAGCCTTTGCAACACGATCTACAAGGTCATTACCAAGATCATTGTGGCTAGAATTAAACCTCTGTTGGATAAATTGGTTTCTCCTTTCCAATCAGCTTTTGTGCCTGGAAGGAAGGGAGTGGATAATGTTGTCATTGCCCAAGAACTTATTCATACCATCAGCAGGAAAAAAGGCAAAGTTGGGTACATGGTTGTTAAAATCGACTTGGAAAAAGCCTATGATAGGCTAGAATGGTCCTTCATCCGTGAGGTTCTCTATGCAACAAATTTTCCTCCTGATCTCATTCAGCTAATAATGAGCTGTGTATCTTCTGCCACTACTTCGGTTTTGTTTAATGGCAGTGTTCTAGATCCTTTCCTCCCTTCTAGGGGCATTCGCCAAGGAGACCCTTTGTCTCCATATCTCTTTATCTTGTGCATGGAAGTTCTAGGCAGAATTATAGAGGAAAAGTGCTCCAACAAGCTTTGGTGTCCGGTTAAAGCTTCTACTAGTGGTCTGGCCTTCTCCCACCTTTTTTTCACAGATGATCTTCTCCTTTTTGCGAAGGTGGACTCTCAGAATTGTTTAGCTATGAAGGAAGCCCTTGATGAATTTTGTTTGATCTCTAGGCAAAAGATCAACCCCTCTAAGTCCAAGGTTTTTTTCTCTCCTAACATCAATGAAGATCTTAAAACAGAGTATTGTGAGGTTCTTGGATTTCAACCTACCAATAATCTGGGGTCCTATTTGGGTTTTCCCATAAGGCATGCTGGGTCTTTTAATCAGGATCtgaattttgttttggataaagTTAGCCAAAAACTTGCTGGTTGGAAGGCAAATCTTTTATCCTTTGCTGGTCGGAGAGTTCTTATTCAAGCTTCCACTAGTGCTATTCCCTCCTATGTGATGCAAACCACATTTCTGCCCAATAGAATTCTAGACAATCTGGATAGATTAAATAAGAATTTTCTGTGGGGATCGAGCGATGTTAAAAGGAAGATGCATTGGGTAGGTTGGGGGAAAATTACTCAACCAATTACTAAAGGCGGTCTTGGTCTCCAATCTGCCAAAGGAAGGAATCTTGCTTATCTTTCCAAGTTGAACTGGAGACTACATTCTGAAAAAGATGCTTTGTGGGTCCAAGTGATGAGAAAGAAGTATCTTAACCCGAGAAGGATCTTGTCCAACAAGGAAAACTCCCTTCCAAGCTCTCGGACTTGGAAAGCTTTGAAGAACGGTATGGATACCTTTCAAAAAGGAACAAGATGGAGCTTAGGCAGAGACAGCAATCTTAGTGTGTGGCATGACAGTTGGACATCTCATGAATCTCTTCGATCTCTAATGTATGGTCCTCTCACAAGGGGAGAAGATGACCTTAAAGTCAAGGACATGGCTATTGTAAATGGTTGGGATTGGGGAAAGATTTCTATGGTGTTACCTGCCAATGTGTGTAGGGAGATTCAAGCTATGCCTCAAGCGTGTATTGTCAATGACGAAGATAAATTAATTTGGGCAGCATCACCCAATGGGGATTTTAACTTAAATAGTGCTTATAGCATAGCGAATAAGGAAGGGCAACTTTGCTTTAATGGCAAATGGATTTGGAAAATCTCGGTTTTACCAAGGATTCGGTTCTTTCTTTGGATGTGCTGCCATAATAGTTTAGCAACTCGGGAACGTCTTGCTACAAGGGGTATTCAA AATCTGGGAATGGGTGATCTTGGGCCTGATTTCTATTCTTCAGATCTCTATGATTGGTTGGAGGAAAATTGCAAGCAGATCAAACCTTCCAGTCATCTTCAAATTCCTTGGAGCATTCTTTTCTCCTTTGGCGTTTGGATCTTGTGGAATCATCGCAACAGGGTGGTCTTTAAGAACACTCCCCCGAGCTTGTCCATTCACAAGGAGATTATTCAAAGAGCAGCTGAATTTACATTCTGTACAAAAACATCATCTTCTAAGAATCCAAGAGTTGAAAGACTCATCCGTTGGGAGAGACCAGGTAGAGGTTGGTTCAAATTGAATACGGATGGCGCTTCATTAGGCAATCCTGGGGCAGCGGGTGGAGAAGCAATTATCTGCAATGATGCTGGTATTTGGGTTAAAGCTTTTGCGAGGAATATAGGGAATACTACCCGTTTTCTTGCTGAACTTTGGGCTCTTAGGGATGGGTTACAAATGTGCCAACAGATGCATATTAATGCTCTTGAAGTAGAATTGGATGCTAAAGTTATTTCCGATTTGATGAACAATTCTGGAAGCCCGAATGCTACTAACTATGCTATTGTGGCTGATTGTAGAGCTTTGATATCCCAAATCCCTCAAGTGAAGGTGATTCATTGCTATAGGGAAGGTAACTGCTGTGCGGATGGCCTTGCTAGAATAGGATGCTCTTTATCTTCTAATTTTTTGTACTTCAGTTATCCCCCCTCATCTATCCTTGATGCTTACTTGGCAGACTTGTATGGGTTATCTAAGATCAGGCTTTGTCCTGTATCTGATGTTCTTTAG